One Candidatus Kinetoplastibacterium oncopeltii TCC290E genomic region harbors:
- the hisI gene encoding phosphoribosyl-AMP cyclohydrolase — protein MLSDSISWIKNLKFDENGLLPVIAQDYKTNSILMLAWMNDNALYETVRTKKAVYWSRSRNRLWRKGEESGHVQIVHDISTDCDKDAILIKVEQTGGISCHTGRRSCFFFSLEYSKSEDDINELTWEETCPILKDPKYIYK, from the coding sequence ATGTTAAGTGACTCAATATCTTGGATAAAAAATCTTAAATTTGATGAAAATGGTCTATTGCCAGTAATCGCGCAAGATTATAAAACAAACTCTATTCTTATGTTGGCGTGGATGAACGATAATGCTTTATATGAAACAGTAAGAACAAAAAAAGCGGTCTACTGGTCTAGATCTCGTAATCGTCTATGGCGTAAAGGTGAAGAATCAGGACATGTACAAATTGTTCATGATATAAGTACAGATTGTGATAAGGATGCAATATTGATTAAAGTAGAGCAAACAGGAGGAATATCTTGCCATACAGGAAGAAGAAGTTGTTTCTTTTTTAGTCTAGAATATTCTAAATCAGAAGATGATATCAATGAATTAACCTGGGAAGAGACTTGTCCAATATTAAAAGACCCTAAATATATATATAAATAA